The Horticoccus luteus DNA window CGATCGAGCGAGCGCCACCCGGCCAAGCTGCCGCTCTCGGGCTCCACGGCGCGAATCAGATCGCACCAGGTGCGGAGGAAACTCGCATGGGCGCGTTGCACGCCGAGAAAGCCGCTGTTGCAGAAGCGCGAGAGGTCGCGCGTGACGGTCAGGTGGTTGTCGTGAGCGAATTGTTTCCAGGCGTGGCGCAGCGGGTGGTCGACACCGACGTGGTAGTGGTTGTCCTCGGTCAGCGCCACGCCGTAGCCGACCCACTCGACGTAATACGACCAGCGGGTGGGAACGACGATGTCGGGGTCAAAATAGAAAACGGCATCGGCGCTGGGATCGAGTTCCTCGAGCACGCGCAGCATGAACCACGGCTTGTAATGCGCGAAGTGCAGCGGCGACTCGACCGGCACGAGGCGGAGCTCGGCGTCGGGCGCCAGCGTGATGACGAGTGCATCGCCATCGCGCCGACCCTGCTGCGCCCACGTGGGCGCGGGGCCGCGATAGCCGGCCCAGATGACGCCGGTGAAGCCGTTTTGCACGAGCGAATTGGCCAACGCGGCGGTGCCGAGATGGTAATCGTTCTCAAACAATGTGCTGACTGCGCAACGCATCGTTCAGGTGCGACGATACAGCCGGCCCAGCGCGGAGGCGAGGGCGAGCCGGCGGCGTTGACGGCGGAGGATCGAGGGCGCGAAGGCGTGGATGGGGCCGACGCCAGCGGCCTGCCAGAAGAGTTTGTCGGCGTTCGCGGGGGCGATGCCGCTCGCGGCGCGTTGCAAGTAGGAACGCGCCCAAGGTTTGGGGCGGCCCATGGCGTGCGACATGAGCGTGCCGCCCGCGGTAAAATCCATCTCGGCATTGCCCACGGTGGAGACCGGGACGTCGGTGCACATCACCGCCATGTTAAGCGTGTCCTGGTCGGGGAAGCGGATGAACGGCGGTGCATCGTTGCGTTGGGAAAAGGCGCCGAGGGCGGCGGCGCCGCGGGATTCGGCATGGCGGAGGAGGTCGGCCCACGCATCGAAAAAGGGGAGGTGTTCGCGGCGAGCGCCGACAAACCCGCCGTTGTAATAGTGCGCCACCGGGCGGCGCACCTGGTAGCCGGCGCCGGCGGCAAAGTCGGCCCACGCGCACCGGGTCGGATGATCGGGGGGCATCGTGCTGTTGACGTCCTGCACGAGAGCGACGCCGTGCTGCACCCAGGCTTCGAAGTAGGTCCAACTGCGCTTCACGACGATATCGGGATCGAAGTAGAACAGCGCGGGGATGTTGGCGCACTCGTTGGCCCAGAGCCGCTGAAAGATGAGCGGCTTAACGTTGGTCAGATGATGTTCCGACTGGAGGGGAATGATGTGGACTGAGAATCCGTCGGCGGTTTCGAAACCGTGGGAGCCATCCGCGCGGCGCGTCGTCCACTGCGGGGCGTCGCCTCGCACGCCGGCGTAACACGGTCCGCGAAAACCCGCGGCATAAAGGGAATTAAACAGGGCGGCCGCGCCGAGATGATAGTTGCCTTCGAAGAGTGTGAAAACAGCCGAGGTCGCGCGCGAGGCGGAGGCCGACACCGAAGTCGACGGCTGCGGCAAAGGGGCATCCGCGGAGGTTGAACTCGCGGCTCGGCGGGAAGGGAAGGTGGTTGAAGTGGAGGACACGATGGAGAGGAACGCGAAGCGCAGGAAAAGGTTTACGTTGAATCCCGTCGGAGAGCCGGGGAGTCGGAACGCCGCGCGCCGAGGCAAAGCGACGCCCTCGCTTGGCGGGCGACGTGTGCAACGCAGGACGATGCTGCGGGCTGAGTTGGCGGGAGGCGCTGGAACATAGGGTGTGCGCGCCGGCAACGGCTGCACCCCATGCACGGACTCACGCGCGAGAGGTTTGTTCGCGCTGGGGTGAAGGGTTTTAGACCACTTCGATGACCGTTAAGCGAAGGCTTCGACGCCGGTGCGCACATCCCACGGAAGGATGGGCGCCACGCAGCCGGGGCGACGTTCGATCCAGCACGGAGATTCGCTCAGGCCGCCGCGAATTTCGAAGTGAATGTTGGGACTGCGGCCGCCGGGCTCGCAGATCCAGGCGCGGCGATAGAGGCGCAACAAGAGGTCGAGCCGGTATTCGCCCTCGTTGACGAAACGCGCCGGGATCGTGGAGGTGAGGCGGCACGGGCCGCGCTCGAGTTGGACCCATTCGGCTTCTGGCTGATCGAGATTGGTGCTCCAATAGAGCACGTCGCCATCGCCGTTGTAGAGTGCGTAGCCGATCTGGAGACTGGGGTCGGATTTGAGGACCTCGCCTTCGATCACCACGGTGACGGGTTCATCGTTGCGCGCGGGGTGCGTGAGGAGGGCGCCACGGCTGTCGGTGACGTAGACGCGATGGAGTTGAAACCAATCGTTGTGCCAGGATTTGCCGGAGTTGGTCCACATCGGCTCGCGCCGCTGGGATTGGTCGGCGATGTAGTTGCGCACGATCTCGCGGACGTTTTTGCCTTGGGCGACGAGCTGACCGCCGCGCAACCACACACAGGACGAGCAGATCGTCTCGATGGCGTTCATGTTGTGACTGACGAAGAGAACGGTGCGGTTGCTGTGGCGGGAGATGTCCTGCACCTTGCCGAGGCACTTGCGTTGGAACGCCACGTCGCCGACGGAAAGCACTTCGTCGATGATCAGAATTTCAGGTTCGAGGTGCGCGGCGACGGCGAACGCGAGCCGCACATACATGCCGCTCGAGTAACGTTTGACGGGCGTGTCGATGAACTTCCCGATTTCGGAGAACTCGACGATTTCGTCGAACTTTCGATGGATCTCGGCCTTCGTCATGCCGAGGACGGCGCCGTTGAGGAAAATGTTTTCGCGTCCGCTGAGCTCGGGGTGGAAGCCGGTGCCGACCTCCAGCAGGCTGGCCACGCGGCCGCGGAGATGGATCTCGCCGCTGGAGGGTTCGGTGATGCGACTGAGAAGTTTGAGCATAGTGCTCTTACCGGCGCCATTGCGACCGATGAGGCCGACGACTTCGCCGTGAGCGACATCGAAACTGACATCGCGGAGTGCCCAGAAATCGGTGGGTTTGGTGCCGTTGCGCGCGCTGCGACGACGCTCCCACCAGCGTTGAATTTCGTCCCGAAAGGACGTCATTCCGATTTTACCGAGCTGGTAACGCTTGGAAACGTGGTTGACGGAGATGATGGGTTCCGGAAGGGCGGACATGGCGTCAGATAATGTCGATGAAGGTGCGGGCGGTGCGCTGGAAGAGCAGCACGCCCGTGAGGAAAATAATAAGGGTCGTGGCGACCGAGAGGAGGTAGGATCCGGTGGGCATCGGCGCGGTGTGGAGAAACACGCTGCGAATCAATTCGACGATCGGCGCCATGGGATTGATTTGCGCCATCCACGCGAGTTTCGCGGGGATGCGGCTGGAGGGATAGATGATCGGCGTCACATACATCCAGATGTTGACGACGAAAGAAATGAGATGCTGGAAGTCGCGATATTTCGCCGTCAGCGAGGCGAGGGTTAAGCCGACGCCGAGGGCGAGCAGAGCGATGTGCAGGAGGCAGAGTGGCATCACCGCGACGGCGGCCAAGACGTCGGCGCCCGTGGTTACGAAGTGGCCGGTCCAGACGTTGACGCCCAGCACGACGAGAAACGTGCCCAGTTGAATGCCGAACGAGATGGCGTTCGACATGGAGAGTGCGAATGGCACCACGAGACGCGGGAAGTAAACCTTGCCGAAGATATTGGCGTTGGCGATGAACGTCGTGGCCGTGGTGGAGATCAGGTTTGAGAAGTAGGACCACGCGAGCAGGCCGGAGAGATAGAACAGCGCCGGAGAGACCCCGCCGGTGGACACGCCGATGACCTTGTTGAAAACGACCATGTAAACGACGGTCGTGATCAAAGGCTGCACGATGAACCACGAAGGTCCGAGGATCGTCTGCTTGTAGCGCGACATAAAATCGCGGCGCACGAGAAGGAACAGCAAGTCGCGATATTCGACGATGCCGCGCCAATCCAAGCGAAACCACGATTGGTTGGGACGGACGACGATGTGGTAAGGGTGGGAGGTTGAACTCATGGACAAGTAGAGATAGGAAGGCGGTCCGCAGGGCCGGCCGCAGACCATGCGAGAGCAATGAGCACCACCGCATTCAGTTGGATCGCTGGAACCTGCAGCGGGAAATCGACCACAGATTGCGCCAAGAGTGCCAGAAGTGCCGCAATCGCACCCGCGCCAAACAGATCGTGCGCGGGATAAGGCAGCAGCCGGACAGCGGCGTGGGCGATGCCGCCGAAGACGAGAAACGCCCATCCCGCAGCACCGACCAAGCCCCATTCGACCACGGTCTGGAGGTAGTCGTTATGCGTGAACTGCAGATAGAGAAAAAACGTGCGAATAAACGGATCCTGCGATTCTGCGGCAGCGGCGGCGGTCCACCCACCGGGTCCCCAGCCGAGCCACGGGCGTGCCTCCATGGCGCGCCATGCCGTCGCGTAAGCGGCACCGCGATCGCCGAGGACGTAGTTGGCGTGTTGCGAGGGCACGAATAGATCGCCGCGCATCAATCGCGGCCAATCTGCGGCGGGTGCAGAAGGCGTGGCGGCCCCGCGGCCGAGCAGATGAGTTAACTGAAGTTGGGACCATCGGTCTTGGATGGTCCGAACTTTGCCCGCGCCGAACAGTGCCACGGAGCCAGCGATGGCCACCACCGCCGCGATGAACGCAACGCGCACGCCATGCGAAGGTGGCAGCAAATTCCATGGCCGCAGCCACGCGATGAGCGCGATGAGCACCAGCACGGCGATGACCTGAGGAAACCGGGAAATATGGCCCGCGTGCGCCACGAGAAGCAGGACGGTCGCGATGCCGCCCAGTGCACCGATCCACCGGGTTTTGGAGGTGCCATCACGAAATCCGCTGAGCGCGAGCACGGCGGCCAACGGCCAAACGGAATTCAAATATGCGCCCGCGCTGGTGTGGTGATAGAACGGGCCGAAAAACATGCCGGGAAACCGGGGACCCTGTTCCCAGTAAATACCGTGGGCATGCGTGGCGTTTTGGAGCAAACCCACCGTCGCGGCGACGACTCCGGTGCCAACCATGGCGACGACGAATGCGAGCCGCCACTTCGGGGCGCGGGCGAGATCCCACGTGGCGAGGAGTGCGCCGAGGGCGGAGATGGCCCACAAGATCAGTGAGGCCGGATCGCGGGGCACCATGCTGCGGGGCCAACGCGCGAACACCCGGGCGAGGTGGTGGGTCGTGAATTCCGGTAGCGGGGCCGGCGGTTGCAGGGACCAAAAGCACGCCACTCCAACGCAGGTGCAGACCGCGGCCCAGACCCACTTCGAGGGCGGAAAAATGGATTGGCTGGCAACGCGCGCAGCGATCCACAAGGCGCCGGCCAGCGCGCAAAGACCGATGAGGAGATGGAACCCCTCGGGCCGGGTCGAAGCGAAGTTTAGCGGGCCGACGATGAGGGCGACGAGCAGGACGACACCGGTGGCCGTGCGCAACACGCCGACGGTGACGGAGCTGGATAACACGGCGGCAAGAGAGAGGACGCGCTCAGGCGTCGGCGCGCGCGTAAGCGCGGTAATAGTCTTTGTTGTAAGCGCCGTAGCCTTGGAAACCAGCGCGGCGGAAGCGGGCCTCGGGCATTTGATTCAAGATCAAGCCCATGACGGTGATACCCGTTTCGTGCAGCCGCTGGAGCGTCTTGCGCATATTGTGAATGCGGGTCGTGCCGAACTTGCAGACGTAAACGAGTTCGTTGGCATGCCGGCAGAGGAGCAATGCATCCGGAAACACTGCGACCGGTGGCGTATCCAGGATAATGATGTCGTAGGACTCGCGCAGGGACTTGAGCAGCGGTGACGTGGCAAAACGCTCAAGGGTTTCGGTGGGATTCTTGGCGACGCCGCCAGCGGGCAGGAGGTGGAAATTTTCCGCGATGGAAACCACGGGGTTGCGGCGCGTTTCTCCGTTGGGATTCGGGAGGAGGCTCTGGATCCAGCCGTAACTGCCATCGACCCCGAAATAGCGGTGCAACACCGGGCGCCGGAGATCGCAATCGACCAAGAGCGTGCGGCGATTGTGCGCGGCGTAGACGGCGGCGAGATTGCTGGCGGTGAGACTTTTGCCGTCGCCCGGCATGCTGCTGGTCATGATCAGCACCTTGGGGTAGCCGACGGTGGAGCTGATATCGATCGCGCTGTAGATGCCGCGATAGCTCTCGGCGAGAGCGTCGTCTTTGCGCAGACGGAAGACGTGGGCGCGTTCGGCCTCGCCGAGGCCTTCGATGCGTTTCACCGCTCCGAGCAGCGACTCGCCGAGGGCATCCTCGACATCGGTCACGGTCTTTACGCGGGTGTCCATGAAACCCAGACCGACGGGAATGATGATGAAACAGGCCAACGCGATCGCGCCGGATTTGAGGAGGAGTTGAAGGAGGCCGCCGCTGACGGGAGTGGACGGAACGTAGGCCGGATCGAAGATCTTGATATTGGTGTTCTCCATCTGGCTCGCCACGCTGGCCTCGTTGAGCCGATCGACGATGCGGGAGTAGGTGGAGCGTTTGGTGGCGGCTTCCTGCTCCAGGAATTTGTAATCGACGGAGATCTTATCGAGCTCGTGGGCCATCTTCTCCGCTTCGGCGAGTTCGTCGCGAAGACGGGACTCATGCTGGCTGGCGATGAGGAACCGCGTGCGGAGATTGGCCTCGGCGAGCGCGATGTTCTGGTTCAGCAGGCGCTGCGTCTCCTGCATGTCCAGCTTGTTGTCCTTCATCTTGGGATGTTCCGGGAGGTAGCGTTCCGTGAGCATCGCGCGCTGCGCCGCCAGACTATCGAGTCGGGCCTTCTGCGCGGCGACTTCCGGGTAACTTTGGATCTCGGGAATCTCGAGGAGATTTTTACCGTCCTTCTTATATTCGTCGAC harbors:
- a CDS encoding polysaccharide ABC transporter ATP-binding protein translates to MSALPEPIISVNHVSKRYQLGKIGMTSFRDEIQRWWERRRSARNGTKPTDFWALRDVSFDVAHGEVVGLIGRNGAGKSTMLKLLSRITEPSSGEIHLRGRVASLLEVGTGFHPELSGRENIFLNGAVLGMTKAEIHRKFDEIVEFSEIGKFIDTPVKRYSSGMYVRLAFAVAAHLEPEILIIDEVLSVGDVAFQRKCLGKVQDISRHSNRTVLFVSHNMNAIETICSSCVWLRGGQLVAQGKNVREIVRNYIADQSQRREPMWTNSGKSWHNDWFQLHRVYVTDSRGALLTHPARNDEPVTVVIEGEVLKSDPSLQIGYALYNGDGDVLYWSTNLDQPEAEWVQLERGPCRLTSTIPARFVNEGEYRLDLLLRLYRRAWICEPGGRSPNIHFEIRGGLSESPCWIERRPGCVAPILPWDVRTGVEAFA
- a CDS encoding ABC transporter permease, which gives rise to MSSTSHPYHIVVRPNQSWFRLDWRGIVEYRDLLFLLVRRDFMSRYKQTILGPSWFIVQPLITTVVYMVVFNKVIGVSTGGVSPALFYLSGLLAWSYFSNLISTTATTFIANANIFGKVYFPRLVVPFALSMSNAISFGIQLGTFLVVLGVNVWTGHFVTTGADVLAAVAVMPLCLLHIALLALGVGLTLASLTAKYRDFQHLISFVVNIWMYVTPIIYPSSRIPAKLAWMAQINPMAPIVELIRSVFLHTAPMPTGSYLLSVATTLIIFLTGVLLFQRTARTFIDII
- a CDS encoding O-antigen ligase family protein, producing the protein MLSSSVTVGVLRTATGVVLLVALIVGPLNFASTRPEGFHLLIGLCALAGALWIAARVASQSIFPPSKWVWAAVCTCVGVACFWSLQPPAPLPEFTTHHLARVFARWPRSMVPRDPASLILWAISALGALLATWDLARAPKWRLAFVVAMVGTGVVAATVGLLQNATHAHGIYWEQGPRFPGMFFGPFYHHTSAGAYLNSVWPLAAVLALSGFRDGTSKTRWIGALGGIATVLLLVAHAGHISRFPQVIAVLVLIALIAWLRPWNLLPPSHGVRVAFIAAVVAIAGSVALFGAGKVRTIQDRWSQLQLTHLLGRGAATPSAPAADWPRLMRGDLFVPSQHANYVLGDRGAAYATAWRAMEARPWLGWGPGGWTAAAAAESQDPFIRTFFLYLQFTHNDYLQTVVEWGLVGAAGWAFLVFGGIAHAAVRLLPYPAHDLFGAGAIAALLALLAQSVVDFPLQVPAIQLNAVVLIALAWSAAGPADRLPISTCP
- a CDS encoding GumC family protein codes for the protein MPTKKTVSTAKAAAAAKAAPPSRISPRDMLQMLRDRWPIGLIVGLIAAGIFIYFQPKAELLYRSEVSLLFESHKDRVLNIQEVVQTGVYNANDLNIHMEQLRSQTFFDYMLSSFTPDETRRIQEPYRDTTNPNAPLPSLADIIGPNVSIYVRRGTTILGIAVTNRNAENAALIANRYARRYIDFNLDRANSGTNSAIVFLRNQSEEMRAQVETAENALQAYRAKNNIAALGQNQNVILQKVTTVGNALVAAQMEQVEVRSILDKVDEYKKDGKNLLEIPEIQSYPEVAAQKARLDSLAAQRAMLTERYLPEHPKMKDNKLDMQETQRLLNQNIALAEANLRTRFLIASQHESRLRDELAEAEKMAHELDKISVDYKFLEQEAATKRSTYSRIVDRLNEASVASQMENTNIKIFDPAYVPSTPVSGGLLQLLLKSGAIALACFIIIPVGLGFMDTRVKTVTDVEDALGESLLGAVKRIEGLGEAERAHVFRLRKDDALAESYRGIYSAIDISSTVGYPKVLIMTSSMPGDGKSLTASNLAAVYAAHNRRTLLVDCDLRRPVLHRYFGVDGSYGWIQSLLPNPNGETRRNPVVSIAENFHLLPAGGVAKNPTETLERFATSPLLKSLRESYDIIILDTPPVAVFPDALLLCRHANELVYVCKFGTTRIHNMRKTLQRLHETGITVMGLILNQMPEARFRRAGFQGYGAYNKDYYRAYARADA